GTAGGAGCCGCCCCGCGGGCGAGGCTGTCAGCCCCTCAGGGAACAGGCTGTCCCGTACCCCTGGAGAGCGCGGGGTGAGACCGGTCCATCCCGATGCCCCCCACCTCCGCGCCCCAGTAGTCTTCTCCCGCCGCCGCCCCCACTCCACGCGCGGAGCCAAGCCTGACCGTCCTTCGGCCCCGAGGCTCCTGTCTCAGCTGATCTTTCCCGCGAAGGGAGAGGCCGGCATTCCTATTTGACAGATGGGAAAAAAGCGGCCGAAAGGCCGGCACGCTTTTGCCCGGGAACTCACAGCTAGTCAAGGGCAGagcaggatttgaatccaagtcTCCTACCGCCCTCGGACTCAGACGGATCCGCGCTTCCTATCCCACCGCACCAAAAACGCACTAAATAGCTTGCCCATCTCTGGTGGGGattggcggggagggggtggcaccCACATCTCCCTGAAGGGTTCTGAAGCTGGCCTTCTTCGTGAGTGGTAAGATGTgagggacccccacccccacccgagCTGCCTGAAATTCCGCCATCACAGCTACATTCCTTTGGGTTAAGGTCTAATTCCCCCGTGGGATGCACATGTCTCCAGAATGGGGCAGGCCCGTAGTGATTCACTGCTTGGTATGAACATCCACAGCAGCTCTCCCAGGACCCTACTCTGCTGGAGATtggggccaggaggagggagacGAGCACCCCAGACCCCAGCCCTGTGAGCTTGTCTGTGTGTGATAGGGGTGCGGGTGGGCATCGCTGGAGGTGATTAGAGGGGGAGATCTTGGCCTGGTGTAGTGGAAACATTTGCTTTGGAGGCAGACAGACCAGATTCTGAATCCATCTGCTATTTACTGCCTGTGTGACTTTGTGTTAagtcacctctctgagctttgtaATCCCCTCTGGGGAAAGTAAGAGTAGTTCTATAGAGAGCAGGTAGCTCAGTTATGTGGACCTGGGTtaacccccaccctccccaaatgCTTATGAACTATGGGCTAAGTCACtttatgagcctcagttttctcatctgtaaaatggaaattatggTAACCACCTTATTGGGTTGTGACTTCAATGAGATAATACAGATCAAGTGCTTAGAACAATGTCTAATGCCCTGAAATAGTAGGGATAGGCTTATTAGAATAGTATAATAGGCATTGCCCTCTCCcaatctatttctctctctttctctctctctctctctcacacacacacacactgtgtgtgtCTGGCATTTGTCCTCCCAGTCAGAGTCCTAAAATGTCTCTTGCCTTCTCTTGCCTAGGCTACTAGTCTGCAGGCCTGGGGCCTCCCTCCTCAACCTGGGCTGTTCAGCCCTCTGAGTCATTGCCCCAGCTGGGAAAGACAGTGTACCTAGGACACCTTCACAGTCATTCTCAGCTCGATCATCACAGTGGTTGGGGGAAGCTGGTGGCAGAAGAGCCACCAGGCGACTTGCTGTACAGATGGGACACTGAGGCACCAAAaggttaagggacttgcccaggGAGCAAGAAGTGGTGGTTTCTGAATGTAAGCCTGGGTCTATGGGACCACAGTCCTCCCTCTTGAGAGTGAGTGGCCCTCACGTGCTACACAGAGAGTCGGGGGCACAACTGAAGGGGGCCTGCACACGAGGTGCCAGAGACTTCTGCTGGATGCACAGATGCCGCCTTGGGGGTAGAGTGAAATCTGGCgggtggaggaagaagggggataGTGAGGGCTCCTTTGAGTGGCCCTGACTTCAGGTTCAGAACCAATCCAGGTCCTTCCTTGTCCTGACCTCACAGCCCAATCAAGTAGAGCTTCTATCCCTCGCTTTGCCATTTGTTCAATAGATATTTGGTGAGCACCATTTAATAGAACCCTGTTCTCATAGaatcagaaataaattaataggaggggtgcttgggtggctcagttgatcaagtctctgcctgcagctcaggtcatgatccagggctCCCAGGATGAAATCCCATATGGGGGggggctgctcagtggggagtctgcctgttcttctccctctgcctgtccccctgctctctctctttcaaataaataaataaaatcttaaaaagaaagaaagaaagttagaaagatagaaagaaagaaagctatcAGCAGGAAATGATCAATGCAAGGAAACCAAATGTGTGGGAATCTGGGGAATAGCATTccaggccctgaggcaggaatgcaCTTGCTGTGTTTGAGGAATGGTGAGAAAAAAACTAGAATTTGGTAAGGGCAGGGCACATGGTAGATGTGGTCAGAGAGGAGAGTGGGTAAAGCCTGGGTTTCAGGGGAGGTTCTCAAGCAGTGAGATTCATGCTCTGATATATGATTTAAAGACAGCACTCTGGCTTTGTGTAGGGGACCACCTGCAGGGGGTCAGTGTGGAAGCGGGGTGCTGCTGCTTTCAGGGGCAAGGGTTGGGGCAGTGCCTCAGTGTGGCATGGCGATGGAGGAGGGAGGTAGTAGACCCACGATCTGTTTTTCAGGCAGAACAGACCGAACTTGCTGATGGGGGGAAGGAGTATGGCAGGGAGATGAAGGGAGAGTCAAGAAGGTCTCCCCCTgctgccctctgccccctccccccaccttgtgTCAGTCTCAGTGCCTCCCTGGCACTGGGTGGGAGGGGAGTAGGGatcagaggaaggaacagagtgCTCAGTGCTATGCTCACTGGAAGCTCAAGGTCTGTGGGAACCTGGAGGATGAGTTCTCCATCATCAGACTTGGggaatcagagaaggcttcctggaggaaggggtaTCTAAGTGGAGACCCAGAGGACGAGGGGGCATTCAGCACAAGGCAGGGGAGGAAGTGAAGGTTTGGGGCAATGAAAAGGTACTCACAGAACTGAAGGAAGTGGGAGGCTGCCAGAAGCCAGAGCGGGAGAGGCAACAGTGAACCAGCCATGAAGCTGGGGGAAGAGCTGGCCGGGCAGATACACTCCCCAAGGGCCTCAAAGGTCCCACTGAGAGGTTTCCATTCAATTCTGAGTACACTAGCTTTCAAATGGGTGGTAATGTTCTGCTTTTTAAACAGCAGAACCAAATTTCCTGTGAGAGCAGGTGAGAGGAGAGCagctgtggggagcagggggccCATGGCCTCCAGCTGAAGCCAGGGAATAAGGTTAAAAAGACACTACTGTGGCTCAAGCATGTTTGGGCAAAAAAGGGCCTCTGACTAAccatcttaatttaaaattcatcGCAAGGACACTAGTGGATTCTGACAGTCAAAGACCTCAAAGACAGTCAAAGACCTCAAAGGTCCTATAGATGCTGCTTCTTTTAAAGCATCCTTCAGAGTCACAACTCACTTTtcacttactgagcacctgcgGGTGACCTTCTAGAGTAGAGGTTAAGGGCACAGGTTGCGTGGGCCTGCCACtagtgagctgtgtgaccttggtgtGTTACTtaatctgagcctcagtttcccccacctGCAAAATGTGGGTGGTAATTATAGACCCCAGTCCTTGAattactgtgaggattaagtgagttaatgaTTAAAGTATCAAGAAGACTGTCTGGTGCATATTAAGGGCTCCACGAGTGCATTTTCATGCAATGCAGCTCGTTTGGTCTTTACCAACACTTAGCAGAGTTGACATTAACctcagaaggggaaactgaggctcagaaaagtgaaATGACTTGTACGAGGTCCCATAGAAAgtaagtggagggagagagagttatGGGTGACTGAGTCCAGTGCTCTTGGAGGGTTTTGTGTGTCCTTCCTCGTGAACACTCAGTATGCATTCTGGTCCcttctgtgcatttatttgtGACTCTagttcccagcacagagccagacttgAGGAGGCATTCAGTAAggtgtgaaagagagaaagagagaaaaaaggaagaaagagaaagaaatgacttGATGCGGACTCATAGCCCTTAACCCAGGTCCTCAGTAAGTGAGTCCCTAGCCGCACTGGGCTTTAACTCTGCTCAGGGCCTCTGTGATCCTCCTCAACGCCACCTTGGCTGGGCTATACGGAGAAGGACACCAGCAGGCCCGCCCCAGTGGCCCCTGCGCTGGTGGTAACTTCAGTGAAAGTAAAGGGCCTGGAACCTGCTCCTGGGGAAGTCCGCAGCAACagtgctgggggcagggcaggcctcCTGGCGGGGCTTCCTGTCAGGGCTCCAGGCCCAGCCTTCAAACAATGGCAGGGACTCCAGAatcagaaaatcaaaagaaaaagggcaaaataaaggtccaggggtgggggggattgaGGAATTCCGTTTGGGGCCTAAGAAACTAGGGTGGGGGACCAGCTTAGGGTCTGGGTAAAAATGCAGAGGCCTAGCTCCCCTCCTTACCCCACCCCAGTTCTGAGGTTGGCCCCGGAGCAGCCCTTAGAGTCCCTCTGTCTCCCGCTCACAGCCTCCATGCAGTCTTCCATCACAGAGGGTCTTTTGAAACCCGGATCTGACCAAGTCACCCACTGCCTCAAAACTCTTGTCGTGTGGGGCGACAGCCTAGCCCCTTGGCCTGGCACGAGAGGGCCCTTGGGGTAGGCGGCAGACCCCAGCACCCACGTCTTTGGTGCAGCTCTGGCTGTGACCTGGGGTTCCCTGAAGGCAGTCCTGACAGGACAGGAGCGATGGGGGCTGGCAGTGAAAAGGAGCCAGGGGTCTTAcagtgtttccctttctccccaccctctgcAGAGCCATGAGCCACCAGATCCTGCTGCTCCTGGCTGTGCTGACCTGGGGCCTGGCCGCCTCCCAACAGCGAGACAAGGCGCCCTGTGAGATGGTAAGAAGCCCTGCCCAGGCAGGGTAAACCCTTGAGGGGtcttcctgccccagccccaagagccagaaggcagaggggttagaaaaggaaagggaaggcatTTAAACCTTGTATTTCATGAGTACCTACTAGGATGTTTAAAGACCTGAGGTGCTCTTCATCCCATTAGGTAAGTACCATTGTTACTGTTTTATAGAGTTGGAAACTGCAGTTGGGGAGGTTAGATGACTCGTCCAAGGTCATTCGACTAGGACCAGTGGGGCCGAGGTTGGACTCTATTCCTTCCAGCTGCCCCTGCAGGGCAGTGGACCCTCAGCGTGATGCAGAAAATGTGTAGGGAACTTGGGGTGGGTGAGCTGGGTCCCTTCTGGGCCAAATCCCCTTTGCTAATAGGTCCTTGACTTATGCCCCTCCGCTGCTTCTCTGATGGGATTCCTCTCACTCATGGCTGCCTCCTCCAGTgagccccctctccccagcccctcccaggctgATCTGGTTCTGGTTGCCCTTTTCTGGACTCTCAGGCTGAGCACATGGGGGAGTTGGTGAATGGGTCCAAGCCTATTTCACTTGCCAGACCAAGAGCTTCTTCAGGGCAGGGACAAGGTTGGATtcacttttgttcctttttcttgcccTTGGCCGGGGAGACTAGCCCTGAAGTCACTGGGGAGACTAGCACTGAAGTCACTAGCCCTGAAGTCATACAGGGAAGAGGGACCACCGAGGGCGACAGGCCCTCCAGCAGCCCCACTTGGAGCCAGCTAGGACTAGACACTCCTGACACAGGGGAGGCAGCTACCTCTGGGAGTGCTGGCAGGCGGGGGCCCTCAGCCCTTCCCTGGGGTTGGCCAGGTCCTGCTTTTGCCACGTCCCTTCTTGCTCCTCAGAGCCCTTCTGAGATTCCCAGATCCGAGAATAACCGGCAGAGGAGGCCTCAGACATCCCCAGGTGCAGAGTCCCATTCTGCCCATggagagaggctcagagaggtgaagggccTGGACCAccccacaggcagagggaagctGGGTGAGCTTTGGATTCTGGGGGGCGATAGGCAGGAAAGCACTCTCTGCACTGCTAGGGAAGATCAGTACAGGGATTATggtcatttgtaaaatggtaaaaagaaatggCCACAATCCTGAGGGCGGAGGAGGGGCCTACACTGCACTAAAGGCTTTCTCTCATTTTATCCTGCAAAGAACTCCTCTTTTCAGTGGAGGAAACCAAGACCGAGAGAAGAGATGTGACCTACCAGGCTCATACAGACAGGAAGTACCAGACCTAGGGCTTGAACCCAGCTTTTCTGAGTTTATGCTGGCCTCTGCCAGCTACTTTTTTATACCCCGTTTCCCTTCTATGGAAAGATGGCCAAATGGAGTTGGGTGGCAaagtcttcttccttcctttaaaaaaaaaaaaaaaatggggacagtGGCATCCTGGCATCCCAGAGAGAATGGGTCACAGGTTGTCAAGGGGAGCTCTGAACTTGGCTATGTCTGTCATGCTGGAGACTCAGagctcaggggtggggggcgTCTTTAGAAACAGAGATCTGAGAGCAGCCCTGGCCTTTAAGCTTCCTTCTGGATCGGTAGCCCAGTGCTGCCCTGCTGACCAGCAGCCACGGCTGGGCCCTGTATGCACCACGGTAGAAAGCTGGGAATGGTCAGCTTTGTGTCCCGGCTTGGCTCTCAGGCGTTGGTGTCCCGGGAGCCTTTGATATCCAGAGGTGAAATGAGGTGTGGGGTCATGTGGATACCAGTACAGTGCCCACCACACAGCAGAGGCTCAGTAAATGCTGGCTGGTACTATTTACCTTGCTGAAAGAGTCAGCCTGGGTCCCTGGCTGGCACCAATAGAAAAAGGAACTTGTGGGGATACCCTGGAGCCTCTAAGCTCACCCCCAGGGTTCAACAGGGTAACAAATGCATGCCAGGATTAAATGAGGAGAGGGGTCTGTGCACGCAGCCATGGAGCCTGCCATGGAGCTGGTGCTCTGTGACAGTGGCAGTCATGCTGTTCCTTTTGCGGTTTCCTCCTTCAGTCAGGATGGTCCAGGGAGCGGAGGAGAGGGTTGAGGAGGCCGTGCCCAGTGGCCTGAGCTGGCGGAGAGGTTGTGAGGAAGGAAGCGGCAAGAGCCAGGCAGGGCCCGCAAGGTGGCTGGGCTAGGCTTGTGGAAAAAGGAACGAAAGTGCCCGACAGCAGCGGTATCCATGCTGGAAAAGCTGCTTGGCTGGAAGTGGTAGGACCAACTCACGGGACTGCTAGAGCAGGAAGGGTCACACCTGGGCCTGATGAGGGCGgttcttcccccccacccacacactccCCTTGGAGCTCTGGGGAGGAAGCTGAGAGCTGGGCCAGGCAGGGAGCACCCTCAGGCTGGTGTTCCTGCCCCAGGGGGCTCTACCACTCACTGTGACCTTGCACAGGTCACTGCCATCTTCAGGTTCTGTCTGTCCATCGGGGAAGTAGGGAAGTTGGAGTCTTTTTACTCCAATGGTCTTTAACTCCAGTTAGAAGACATGGATcgtcttgttttctttccttcccaaaaGGTGATTGATTCAATCCCTCAGTCCTTTACTAAGCCAGTGATGTCCATgactcattcattaaaaaaatgcatggagcACCTTTTGTGGGTCAGGTCCAAGGCACCCACACCAATCACACCAATCCCTGTTAGCTCTGAGCTCCCCACCTGGCAGATCCCACACAGACTGTCAAAATCAGGGGCCAAATTATGAGAAAGGGATCACTGGGGTGGTGAGAGCCCGGAGGAGGTCCCACCTGCCTAGCTCAGAACACCAAACACCAAGTTTCCCTGCAGACCTGGGCAGGGAGAGGCGGGGATGACCAGCACGGGGACCAGCAGGGAGGAGGCCCAGAAGTAGGGGTGCGAGGGCACAAAGGGCAGCAGTCCGGTGTGCTCACTGTATATGGGCTGGGTTTGAGTGGgttgggaggagagaggacaggtCAGCAAGGGCTAAGGACAGCCTTGAACCCTGCTGAGTGTCCTGGATTTTGCCCAGGAGTGGTGGAAGCAAAGAGTAGCCCGTAGTAGAGGTTTTCTTTTAGCAGTTGCCAGATGTTAGGCAGGTGGAGGGGTCAGAAGGGGTCAATGGGTACAGAAAACCCAGGGCCGGAGTGGGCCTGAGCTGGGTGATTGTGGAAGTCAGACCCTTTCCTGGGAAAGGCTAGATTCCTGGGGTCTTCAAAAAGGTGAGAGGGAGACTGTATTTGCACAGAAAAAACAGATCAGGCTCCAAAAGGCACATGTGCTAGAAGGACAAAGTTGGCCTTCTGTTGTGAAAAGAtatgggttcaaaccccagctctgctcctcctCAGCTGGGTGACCCTGGAGCCCCCCTACCCAATATGAGCTTGGATTTCTGAACAGAGGGGTGATCATATTTCATGGGCTTGCTCTCATGAGGCTCCAGTGTGACCATGGGCCTGAATGTGCTAAATAAATGTGAAACGCGGAGTGCATGCTGGGGGAGGGTGCTGCTTTCCGGACAAAAAGCCCAGACTAGTAATGTGACTTGGTGAGGCTCACACAGCAAAACCATAGTCTTGTTCACTGAAGAATATGTGTGGGACTCTGGGCATCTTTCCCCTGCTACCCACCCCTGCTCCCATCTCCAGGGGCCAATCTGGACAAGGTCATGGAGGGCCAGACCACTGATGGAGGTGGGGCAGGTGACAGCAGCAGAAAGGAGGGCTCATCTGGGGGATATGCAGTGAGAAAGGCAGACACTGCGACCTAGAGCTCTGCCTCGTGGAATGAGGACTTGAATGAGGTCTGAAGAGGCCAAAATAAAAACCAGTGAGAGGAGTGTAAATTGCATTTTGGAAACCTTTCTCCCCAGATGGCTTTTGGTGTAACAGCCGCTGGGTAAATTTAACTATCTGGGCCCATAAAAGGAACCCAGGTTGTGAACCAGGAGGCCCCCTGGGTTCCAGCTCGGCCCTGCTGTTCACTGGCTTGGGATCCCTCTGGGATATATAAGGCTCAGTTTCCTGTGTAATGGGGTCAAGGCAGTATAGGGTGTTTTGTGAGTTCATTTGTCCTCCTATCTGTCTGTCCTTTCTGTGCCTGTGTATCCATGAAACTTCCTTAAGTCCCTCTCTGatgcccagcacagtgctgagtgccagagatggggacagggagcAAGACAGGGATGGTCCAGATGTGGGAGGGTTGAGCTGGGACAGGGGAAGAATGTGCATCTTGGGAGCCGCAGGAGAAGCCTTGCTAAGCCtggctggagtgggggaggggctcgAGGCATCCTTCCTAGAAGGTGGCCTGGTTCCACCCCCTGCTGTACCCACTCACACCCACTGCTCTCCCTGTCATCCCCAACATACCCCAGGTCGACAAGGAGGTATCATGCCAGGCTCTTGGCCTGCTCCAGGTCCCGTCGACGCTCCCTCGGGACATCAAGGCCCTCGACCTATCAGGAAACCACCTGCGGAGCATCCTGGCCTCACCCCTGGGCTTCTACACGGCACTTCGCCAGCTGGACCTGAGCACCAATGAGATCAGCTTCATCCAGACGGGGGTCTTCCAGGCCCTGCCCTACCTGGAGCACCTCAATCTGGCCCATAACCGCTTGGCAGcgggcactgtgctgagcacccCTGGCCTGGGCCCCCTGCCTCGTGTGACCTCCCTGGACCTGTCCGGAAACAGCCTGTACAGTGGCCTGGTGGAGCGGCTGCTGGGGGAGGCACCCGCCCTGCGTGCCCTCTCGCTGGCGCAGAACAGCCTCACGCGCCTGGGCCGCCGCACCTTCTGGGGCACACCCGCGCTCGAGCGGCTGGACCTCCACAGCAACGTGCTCATGGACATTGAGGACGGAGCTTTCGAGGCCCTGCCCCACCTGGCCCACCTGAATCTCTCCAGGAACTCCCTCACCTGCATCTCCGACTTTAGCCTCCAGCCCCTGCGTGTGCTTGACCTGAGCTGCAACAGCATCGAGGCCTTTCAGACGGCCCCGGACCCGCAGGCCGAGTATCAACTGGCCTGGCTTGACCTGCGGGAGAACAAACTGCTCCACTTCCCAGACCTGGCCTCGCTCCCCAGACTCCTCTACCTGAACGTGTCTAACAACCTTATCCAGCTCCCGGCGGGGCTGGTCCAGGGCGGTGAGGGCATCCACGCACCTTCTGAGGGGTGGTCGGCCCTGCCCTTCTCCAACCCCAGCCGGAATGCCAGCAGCCAtgccctctcccagctcctgaaTCTGGATTTGAGCTACAATGAGATTGAGCTGGTCCCCGAGGGCTTTCTTGAGCCCCTGACCTCCCTTCGCTTCCTGAATCTCAGCCGGAACTGCCTGCGAGCCTTTGTGGGGCTGCGTGCTGACTTCCTGCCTTGCCTCGTGCACCTGGATGTGAGCCACAACACGCTAGCGACGCTGGCGCTGGGCACCAGAGCCCTGGGGTCCCTGCAGACTCTGCTTCTCCAGGACAACGCCCTGCAGGACCTGCCCCCGTACACT
This DNA window, taken from Lutra lutra chromosome 10, mLutLut1.2, whole genome shotgun sequence, encodes the following:
- the LRRC32 gene encoding transforming growth factor beta activator LRRC32: MSHQILLLLAVLTWGLAASQQRDKAPCEMVDKEVSCQALGLLQVPSTLPRDIKALDLSGNHLRSILASPLGFYTALRQLDLSTNEISFIQTGVFQALPYLEHLNLAHNRLAAGTVLSTPGLGPLPRVTSLDLSGNSLYSGLVERLLGEAPALRALSLAQNSLTRLGRRTFWGTPALERLDLHSNVLMDIEDGAFEALPHLAHLNLSRNSLTCISDFSLQPLRVLDLSCNSIEAFQTAPDPQAEYQLAWLDLRENKLLHFPDLASLPRLLYLNVSNNLIQLPAGLVQGGEGIHAPSEGWSALPFSNPSRNASSHALSQLLNLDLSYNEIELVPEGFLEPLTSLRFLNLSRNCLRAFVGLRADFLPCLVHLDVSHNTLATLALGTRALGSLQTLLLQDNALQDLPPYTFAGLASLQRLNLQGNQVRPCGGPAESGPLGCVNFSGLSSLRILNLVGNGMERLRAGAFLHTPLTELDLSGNPGLDVVSGALAGLEASLEVLALQGNGLAVLQVDLPFFSCLKRLNLAENRLSHLPAWTQAVSLEVLDLRNNSFSLLPGSAMGGLESSLRRLYLQGNPLSCCGNGWLAAQLHRGHVDVDVTQDLTCRFGSQEEVALSHVRPEDCEKGGLKNINLIIILTFALVSAILLTTLATCCCVRRQKFNQQYKA